TGATTTTCATTTTGATGCCAACTGAAGAGGCCGAAGCGATTAACCGGCCCATTTCACATCAGGAGCCCCCTGCCTCATTCACTGTTGACGACACATCACAACTTGTGGAACCCGATACACAAAATAATACTTCACCAACCTCAGTGGCACTCCCCATACCCACCGAATCCGAGGCCAGCATCCATCCAGCCGAAGCAGCAAGTCCGGCCGAAAACTGGGTCGAATACCGGATCCAGTCCGGGGACAACCTGACCTCTCTGTTCAAACGAGCAGGCCTCGGTCCGCGTGATGTGTATCGAGTGTCCAGTGCCGTAAGCGGAAGCAATGCTCTCAAGCAACTGCGCCCCGGCGAACATATCTCTCTTCTTGTCGAAGATGGCCAATTGACAAAGCTGCGCCATGTTCGCAGTCGCTTGAGCAGCACCCTGCTCGTGCAAACAGAAAAAGGCTATGAAGTTGTGGAGGAAGAGCGCACACCAGAAAAGCGCACTGCGCACGCTCAGGGCCAGATAGAAAATTCGCTGTTCCTTGATGCCGCCCGTGCAGGTCTTTCTGATAAAGTCATAATGGAGTTGGCCTCGATCTTTGGTTGGGATGTCGACTTTGCGCTCGACATTCGGCGCGGTGACAGCTTCCAGGTGCTGTTTGAGGAAGAGTTTCTGGAAGGTGAAAAAATCGGGGACGGCAAAATTCTCGCAGCTCGCTTCGTTAACCAGGGGCAGAGCTACGAAGCCGTCCGTTATACGGACAGCAAAGGCGAGACCAACTATTTCACCCCTGATGGTCGCAGCATGCGCAAGGCATTCTTGCGATCCCCCGTCGACTTCCGGCGTATCAGCTCGCACTTCAAACCG
This DNA window, taken from Marinobacterium iners, encodes the following:
- a CDS encoding OapA family protein, with translation MTSFLRTLRQLPPIHIAAAMICIAVISLIFILMPTEEAEAINRPISHQEPPASFTVDDTSQLVEPDTQNNTSPTSVALPIPTESEASIHPAEAASPAENWVEYRIQSGDNLTSLFKRAGLGPRDVYRVSSAVSGSNALKQLRPGEHISLLVEDGQLTKLRHVRSRLSSTLLVQTEKGYEVVEEERTPEKRTAHAQGQIENSLFLDAARAGLSDKVIMELASIFGWDVDFALDIRRGDSFQVLFEEEFLEGEKIGDGKILAARFVNQGQSYEAVRYTDSKGETNYFTPDGRSMRKAFLRSPVDFRRISSHFKPERFHPVLGKRRPHRGVDYAAATGTPIKAAGDGKVIWRGTKGGYGRTIIIQHGGNITTLYAHMSRYQKGVNNGSRVKQGQIIGYVGASGLATGPHLHYEFRINGTHKNPLTVALPQAESVPANEMNAFNSQTGSIMAELNQRTDTRLALNEPEQ